Proteins found in one Quercus robur chromosome 2, dhQueRobu3.1, whole genome shotgun sequence genomic segment:
- the LOC126715388 gene encoding peroxidase 25 has translation MEASMRFVFVVILVMSSCVHGQLKTGFYSSLCPRAEAIVRSTVEAHSNKDPTILAGLLRLHFHDCFVQGCDGSVLITGSSAEMSAPPNLGLRGFDVIDDAKSQLEPLCPGVVSCADILALAARDAVDSSGGPSWPVPTGRRDGRVSSASEVSNNLPSPLESVATHRQKFAAKGLDNNDLVTLVGGHTIGQTDCLFFRYRLYNFTATGNSDPTINPSFLSQLQALCPKDGDGSKRVALDKDSQTKFDVSFFKNVRDGNAVLESDQRLWGDATARTVVQNYAGSIRGLLGLRFDIEFPKAMIKMSSVEVKTGTQGEIRKVCSKFN, from the exons ATGGAAGCCAGCATGCGGTTTGTTTTCGTTGTGATTTTAGTGATGAGTTCATGTGTACATGGCCAATTGAAAACTGggttttattcttctttatgcCCAAGAGCTGAGGCCATAGTGAGGTCCACTGTTGAAGCACACTCCAACAAAGACCCCACGATTTTGGCTGGCTTGCTAAGGCTTCACTTCCATGACTGCTTTGTTCAg GGCTGTGATGGTTCGGTGTTGATTACGGGGTCTTCTGCTGAGATGAGTGCACCCCCAAACCTTGGCTTAAGAGGGTTTGATGTAATCGATGATGCAAAATCACAACTAGAGCCCTTGTGCCCTGGGGTGGTTTCATGTGCCGATATACTCGCACTGGCTGCTCGTGATGCTGTGGACTCG AGTGGTGGTCCAAGTTGGCCAGTGCCTACTGGAAGAAGAGATGGCAGGGTGTCTTCGGCTTCCGAAGTCTCAAATAATTTACCTTCTCCTCTTGAATCCGTCGCTACCCACAGGCAAAAATTTGCTGCTAAAGGCCTTGACAATAATGATCTTGTCACATTAGTTG GGGGACATACCATAGGCCAAACAGACTGTTTGTTTTTCAGATACCGTTTATACAACTTCACAGCCACAGGTAACTCTGATCCTACAATAAACCCATCATTTTTGTCACAACTACAAGCTCTTTGTCCAAAAGACGGCGATGGCTCGAAACGAGTTGCATTAGATAAAGATAGCCAGACTAAGTTTGACGTGAGTTTCTTCAAGAATGTACGTGATGGTAATGCAGTTCTAGAGTCGGATCAGAGGCTATGGGGAGACGCTACAGCGCGAACCGTCGTCCAAAACTATGCTGGGAGCATTAGGGGATTACTTGGTTTAAGATTTGACATTGAGTTTCCAAAAGCTATGATCAAAATGAGTAGCGTTGAGGTGAAGACCGGTACACAAGGAGAGATTAGAAAAGTTTGTTCAAAGTTTAATTAA